The Salinirubellus salinus genome segment AGATGTCGGCGACGAGCAGGCGCTCGGGTCCGAGGCGGTCGACATCGTGCCACCGGGTCGAGTGCTTGCCGGGCGTGATACGGCTGTAGACGGCGGTCCGCTCGCCGGTCGTGAGATTCACCCGCTCGACCCCGTTGCGGGTGCAGACCGTCCCGTCGCAGGCCGCCGGAGGGAGGTGGTCGGCGTAGACGAATTCGACGGTGGCGGCGGTCCCCTCGACGGGGTCCACGTCCCAGTAGCGGGTGTGGTCGTTCTCGTAGTAGTAGACGGTCCCGTCTGGCGCGAACGCGACGAGCTCGGCCATCGCACGGGGCGCGTCGTCCTCGTCGCTGACGAACGCGTTCGAGTCGGTGGCGACGACGGTGATGGCGGAGCGGGACCCGACGACCGGCCCACGCTCGCCGGTCCGGAACGCCTGCTCGACGGCCGGGTCGCCCGTGACCCGGTCGCCAGCGCGGTCGGCGGCGACGTAGCCGGCGCCGAGCGTCGCAGCTGAGAGGAGGACGAGGGCCGCGAACGCGGCCCGGATGGCGCGGACTCCGGCGTGCATCATCCGGACGTGTCCTTCGTCGGTCAAAACCTTCTGGGTAGTCTCATCGAAGAGAGACCATCAGCCCACAGAGAGCCTCACGAGGTCGTAAACGGGATTTCGGAGGTGACCAGACACAACACATATATCCGCCCGCGACCCACCCTCATGACCGATGTGCGACAGGTCTCGACCGGTCGGTCGACGGGCCGCACTCGCCGGTATCGCCGGCGGCGCCACCGTGCTCTCGGGAGGGTGTCTCCAGCGGCTCCGGAGCGTCGCCGGCTGGCGCTCACCCGAGCAGGTCCGCCTCCGCATCGAGACCCTCCCGGCCGACGCCGACCCGTACGCGCTCGAGCTCGCGCGGACCGTCGCGGAGTGGTTCCGCACCGCCGGGCTCGACGCGCAGGTCCTCCCGATGTCCGAGCAGGAACTCTCCCGGCAGACGCTGTTGCGCGGCGCGTTCGACCTGTTCGTCACCCGCCTCCCCGCGTGGGTCCGGGACCCCGACGGGCTCTACCCGCTGTTGCACTCGCAGTACGCCGACGCCCCCGGCTGGCAGAACCCGTTCGGTTACGCCGACCTCGAGGTGGACGACCTGCTCGAAGCCCAGCGCCGGGTCGCGGGCGGGCGTCGATACGACACCCTCGACCAGCTCCAGCGCCGTCTCGCCCGGAGCCAGCCGTTCACCGTCCTCGGGTTCGCCGACGACGTGCGGGCGGCCGACCGGCACCGTGCCGACTGGGGGGCGGCCGACCTCGACACGGCGCAGGGGTACCTCTCGCTCCCGATCGCGGACGTGGCACCGTCGGTCGGGGGAGCCGAGGGTGTCGGAAGGCGAGGCGACGGGAGGCGAGGCGACGACGGCGAACCCACCACCCTCCGACTGGCCTCCACCGACCACCGCGCGACGACGAACCTGAACCCGCTCTCCGTGGAGTTCCGGCGGAACGGCGTGCTCACGGGGCTGCTCTACGACTCGCTTGGCCGCGAGGCCGACGGTCGCCTCCAGCCGTGGCTGGCCGAGCGCTGGGAGTTCCCCCGGACCGACCCGGCGGTCGCCGAGGTCCACCTCCGAGAGGACGCCGAGTGGCACGACGGCGTCGCACTCACCGCCGAGGACGTGGCGTTCACCTACGACCTGCTCGCGGACACGTCGCTTGGGGGGACGGTCCCCGACGGCACCGAGACGACGACGCAGGCGAGTGCGCCGGTCCCCGCCCCACGGTTCCGCGGCCGAAGCGGGCTGGTGGAGACGGTCACCGCGCTCGACAGCGCCACCGTCGAGTTCCGGTTCGGCGGCGTCCACCCCACGGTCGCCGTCCGCGCGTTCACCGTCCCGGTGCTCCCGGCACACGTCTGGCGCGAGCGGACCGGCCCCGCCACCTTCGGCGGCATCGACGTCGGCCCGGTGACCGACGCACTCGTCACGAATAACATCCCGCCGGTGGGGAGCGGTCCGCTCCGGTTCGTCCGGAACACGCCCCGCGAGTCGCTCGTCCTCGAGCGGTTCGACGGCCACTTCTCGGTCGGAGCACTCGACCTCGGCGGCCCCGCGTTCGACCGCCTCGTGGTCCTGATCGCCGGCTCCGACGTGAGCTGTGTCGAGCGCGTCGCGAGCGGCGACGCCGACGTGACCGCGACCCCCGTCGGGGCGGAGACGGTCCCCCGTATCGGCCGGAGAGCCGGGCTGGAACTGCTCGTCGAGCGGTCGGCCACGCCGTACGTGCTCGGGTACAACGTCCGGCGTCCCCACCTCAACAACCCGCGATTCCGGAACACGCTGGCCGGCCTCGTCGACGGTACTCACCTCGTCGAGACGGTGTTCGACGGCTACGGCCACCCCGCGGTCGGCCCGCTCTGGGACACCCGGTGGTACCCGGCGGCACTGGAGTGGGACGACGGGAACCCGGTCACCCCGTTCCTCGGACGCAGGGGCGACCTCGACGAGGAACGGGTCCGCGAGGCGTTCCGCGAGGCCGGCTACCGTTACGACGACGGCCGACTCGTCGGGGGGCGGACGTGACGCTGCTCGCGCTCCTCGCACAGGTGGTCGGCGTCGTCCTCGCGCTCCACGTGGTCTCGCTCGCCGTCGTCGGCGTCGGCGAGCCACGCGCCGCGCTCGGGGCCGCCCGCCGGACCGCACGCCGGGTCGCCCCGGCCGGTGCGGTGCTCGCCGGGGTGCTCCTCGTCAACGGTGTCGTCCGCGACGCGGGCGTCGAACTCTCGTGGCTCGTCGGGGTGAACGTCACGGCGCGCATCCACGCCCTCGAGGGGGGACTGGTCGCCGACCTCCAGTCGTTCGCCGGCCCCCCGCTGACGGCGTACTTCGGGTTCGTCTACGTGTTCGGCTACGTCTTCTTGCTCACGTTCCCGCTCGTGCTCTACGCGCTCCGCGGGGCGCCCCGGCCGCTGTACGCGACGCTCGTCGCCTACGGCCTGAACTACGGCGTCGGCCTGGTCTGTTACGTCCTGTTCGTCGCCTACGGCCCGCGGAACTTCATGCCCGAACTCGTCGACTCGCTGCTCTACACGAGCTGGCCGGGCGTCCAGCGCCTGACCAGCGCCGTCAACGTCAACACGAACGTGTTCCCGTCGCTCCACGCCTCGCTGTCGGTGACGGCGGCGGTGCTGGCCTACCGCTTCCGGGCCGTCGCCCCCCGCTGGACGCCCATCGCCGCCTCGCTCGCGCTCTCGGTCGCCGTCGCCACGATGTACCTCGGCATCCACTGGCTGACCGACGTGCTCGGTGGGCTGGTGCTGGCCGGCGCCTGCGTCCACGTCGCGCTCGGCCTCTCGGCCGACGTCGGCGACGACCGGGGCGAGTGTCCCGAGCGCGCCGAGTGCGGCGAACGCGGGGAGCGCAGCGAGCGAACCGCCTGACCGGCGTGGGTCGGCGGTCGGCACCCGGCGGCGGGCAGTGGCGCTCGGCACCCCACGGCGGCGGTCGCCCCTCGTCGGGGGCCTCGCGGTCACCCCTCGTCGACGTCGAGCACCAGCGCGTCGCCGTCCCGCTCGAACGTCGTCCCGAACGGGGCCGACCGTTCGCGCAGCCGCTCGCGGGACCACGCGGCCACGTCGGGGGGCGCCCGGTGGACCGCACAGTCGCTGATCTCCGTCGGCTCCAGTCGGAGTCGGGTGGGCCGCCCCTCCTCGGTCACGGTCAGGTCGAACAGGAAGCTCCGGTCGTTGCGGAGGCGCCCGTCGACGGCGTAGTCGTCGACGAAGTCGCCGGTGTCGTAGAGCACCGGCCGTCCACGGTACACCTCGACGCCGTGGAAGACGTGGGCGCTGTGGCCGTGGACCACGTCGACCCCGGCGTCGACCAGCCAGCGCGCGAACCGCCGGAACCGGCCCGGCGGCGCCACGGTCATGTTCGGCCCCCAGTGCAGCGACGCGACGAGCAGGTCGGGGTCGTGTGCCCGCGCCCGGTGGAGACACTCGCGGACGGTCGCCCGCGTCGCCGGGTCTTCGACGTCGATGTCGACGTACGCGGTCCCCGGCCGGTCGGCCGTGGCGGCGTACTCGACGGTGTTGTCGGTGAGCGAGACGACCGCCACGGTCAGCGGCCCGACGGGGACGACGGCGGGGTCGAGCGCCGCCGACCGGTCCGGCCCGGCCCCGCTGTTGGCGATGCCGGCCGAATCGAGCGCCGCGAGCGTGTCGGCCAGCGCCTCGGTCTCGAAGTCGAGGACGTGGTTGTTCGCGAGCGCGCAGCAGTCGACGCCCGCCCGCTCCAGCGCCGGGACCGCCCAGTCCGGGTCGGCCCGGAAGTGGAACGCTCGCGCCGTGCGTCGCCACGGCTCGCCGCGGGTCGACAGACAGCACTCGAGGTTGACGAGCAGTCCGTCGAACCCCCGGAGCCGGTCGAGGCGGTCACCCTAGACGGCCGTCACGGGACGCCGCCGCTGGCGCTCGTCGACGACCCGGCCGAGCATCACGTCGCCGGTGAGTCCGACGTGGAACGGCATGGCGTGCCGTCGGCAGACGACGGACGGACAAAACGTCGCGGTCGGCGAGCGACCGGTTCGGTCTCGCCGACTCGAAGGGCAGGACAGGACAGGAGGGGGCGGCGCACCCGGAGTCGGTAGAGCCACGTACCCCGCTCCGCAACCCACCCCCATGTACGTCGGCCGCTTCGTCGTCGTCGGACCCGGTATCGCCGCCTACCGCGTCTCCTCGCGCTCGTTCCCCGACCGCCGCGTCGTTGATCGCGACGGCACCCTCACCGTCGGTCCCACCGCGGACGCTCCGGAGACGGACAACCCCTACGTCTCGTACAACTGCCTGCGCCCGGCCGAGCGGGCCGGCGAGGACCTCGTCGTCGTCGGCAACGGGTCGCACGTCGACCCCGTCACGGAGAAGTTGGAGCTGGGCTACCCGCCCCGCGACGCGCTGGCGCTCTCGCTGCTCGCGCTCGACTTCGAGAAGGACGACTACGACACCCCCCGCGTGGCGGGCGTCGTGAGCGAGGACGAGGCGTTCGTCGCCACCGTCCGCCGGGACGCCCTCGTCGTGGAGGCCGTCGAGGAGCCCACGCTCGTCGCCACCTACGAGACGGACTCCCCGGAGCCGTTCGACCTCGGGGCCGAGACGGCGAGCGAGGCGGCCCGCGAACTCTACGACCTCGACCTCGAACACCCGGTCTGTGCGGCCGCCGCCACGGTCGGCGAGGCGGGCGTCGAGACGGCGTTCCACAACGGCTAGACGCCCGTCGCTGGACCCGCCCAGACACCTAGCCTAACGTGAGTGTCATCTTCGTGGAGACGAACTGAAGGGGTTCGGGAGACGGTCACACACCGGGGCGGAGAGCTAAACGGGTGGCCCCCCTCTCCCCGCCATGCGCGTCGCCGTCGTCTCCGACCTCCACAGTAACCGTCCGGCGCTCGAGGCCGTCCTCGAGGACTGTCCCCCGGTCGACGGGTGGCTCTGCGCCGGGGACGTGGTCGGCTACGGCCCCCACCCCGGATTCTGCGTGGACGTGATGCGCGAGCGGGCGGTGCCGACGGTGCTCGGGAACCACGACCGGGCGGTGGTGACGGACACCGGCTTCTCGTTCAACTCCAGCGCCGGCGACGGCGTGGTCTACGCTCGGCGCGAACTGACCGACGACCAGCGAGCGTGGTTGGCGGGGTTGTCGACGACGCTCGCCGCGTTCGACGGCCGGGTCGCGGTGGTCCACGGCCACCCGGACGACCCGGACCGCTACGTCTACCCGGCGCTGTTCTCCGGCGAGGACATCGAGGCGGCCCGCCGGGAGGTGTCCGGTGCCGAGGGGTGTGACGTGCTCGTCTGTGGCCACACCCACGTCCAGGGCCACGAGCGGTTCGACGAGGGGCTCGTGCTGAACCCCGGGAGCGTCGGCCAGCCGCGCGACGGCGACCCGCGGGCGGCCTACGCGATTCTGGATCTCGACAGCCTGACCGTCGAGGAACGCCGGGTCGAGTACGACGTGGAGGCGATGGTCGACGCGGTTCGGGCGGCGGGCCTGCCGGAGGGGTCGGGGACCCGGTTGCGGAAGGGCCGGTGAGACGGTCGCAGAAGAGCCGACGACGGCGGTCGCGGGGGGGGCACGAGCGTGCGACCGGCGAGGCCCCCGCGTTCAGCGGTCGCGGCCCCTCGTGTCGAGCATGGAGTAGAGATTTATCCTCGTTCGATGTCGAGTACTCGTATGGCAGTCCTCGTGGCCTACGACGGGTCCGACCCGGCACAGAAAGCGGTGAAGCGCGCGGTCAGAGCCGTGCGCGAGTGTGGAGACGAGGAGATCGTCCTCCTTCGCGTCATCGAAGCCGCCGACGGGATGCTCGAAGCCGGCTTCGACATCGTCCAAGACCGGCTCCGGGAGGCACAGGCGGAGAAGCGCAGCGAGCTGTCCGACGACATCAGGACGCTCCTCGAGGCCGAGGATATCGAGTTCCGTATCGAGACGGTGGCCGGAAAGCCCTCCAGGGAGATCGTCGCGTTCGCGGAGGAACACGACGTCTCCGAGATCGTCGTCGGGAGCCACGGTCGAGAGGGCGTCTCCCGGGTGTTACTGGGGAACGTCGCCGAGAACGTCGTTCGTCGGGCGCCGACCACGGTCATCGTCGTTCGCTGACGACAGGCTGGTCCGGAGGTCCAGCGGATGGTGCCGAACCCGCTGTGCGTGTGGCGTGATCCGACTGCTGCGCGCTCGGTCCCCTGCCACGGTCGAGATCGACCGCGACTCTCAGGCGGGGACCGACCGCAGCCGGGCGCTGAAGTGGCGTAACTCCGGCATCGGTGGCTCCGTGACGACCTCGAGGCCCTCGTACTCGCCCGCCCGGTCCGCAACGGCGGCGACGCCGTCGGCGACGTGGTCGAGGTGTTCGCGGGTGTAGGTCCGCCGCGGGAGCGCGAGGCGGACGAGTTGCGGCCGGCCCGCGCCTGGGAACGCGAACTCGCCGAGTTCCACCGCGCGGACCCCGCTCTCGCGGTAGAGTTCGCAGACGAACCGCTGGGCCGGGAACCGCTCGGCCGGGATGTCGGTGAGGACGGCGCCGGCGTCGAGGTAGACGGCGTGGCCACCCGTCGGCTGGAAGACAGGCAGGTCGGCGTCCGCGAGCAGGTCGCCGAGGTACGCGACCTGTCCGACCCGGTCTGCGACGTAGGGAGGTTCGACCGCCTCCCGGAGACCGACGGCCATCGCCGCGAGGTCGCGCCCCGCCATCCCGCCGTAGGTGGGGAACCCCTCGTAGAGCGTGGTCCGGGCCTTCACGCGGTCGGCGAGCGACTCCTCGCGGCACGCGACGAACCCACCGATGTTGACGAGGCCGTCCTTCTTCCCCGAGACGACGACGGCGTCGGCGTCGTCGAACTGGGCGCGGGCGATCTCCGCGAGCGGACGGTCGTGCTGGCCGGCCTCTCGTTCCCGGCTCGCGGTTTCACCGCTCGCTCGTTCCGAGGCCTCGCTCCGCTCGGCCTCGTGGATGAAGTAGGCGTTCTCCGCGAACCGGCAGGCGTCGAGCACGAACAGGGCGTCGATATCACGGGCGAACTGGGCCGTCTCGCGGAGGTTCTCGAGGCTCACCGGCTGGCCGGCAGCGGAGTTGTTCGTGATGGTCGAGACGACGACGGTGACGCGGTCAGCCCCCACCTCGTCGACGACGTCCCAGGCCTTCTCGATGGAGAAGTTCCCGAGGAACTCGCCCTCGCTGTCGTGGTCCCACGCCCCCTCGACGGGACAGTCGACGGCCTCCGCCCCTTGGTTGGCGACGTGGGCACGGGTGGTGTCGAAGTGCGTGTTGTTGAGGACCACGTCGCCCTCGGAGAGGAGGGTGCCGTAGAGCGCGTTCTCGGCCCCGCGGCCCTGGTGGGCCGGGATGGTGTGTGGCAGGCCGGTCACGTCCTCGACGGCCTCGCGGAGGTCGTGGAAGGAGCGGGACCCGGCGTAGGCCTCGTCGCCCTCGAACATCGCGGCCCACTGAGCCGTGCTCATCGTGCCGGTGCCAGAATCCGTGAGGAGGTCGACGAAGACGTCCTCGCTGTCGAGGTTGAACACGTTGTGGCCGGCGCGCTCGAGCGCGGCCGAGCGGTCCGCACGGCTGGGGAGGTGGATGGGTTCGACCATCCGGACCCGATAGTGAAGCATGCGTGAGGGTCGACGGGAGCCGTGAAGCCGTTTTCCGGACGTTCGCGGGCGTCGACGGTGGAGAACGGGGCGAGAGGCGACGGGTCGGTCCGTCGGTGTGCAGGTCTGGTGGGCGACGAATCGTCGCGACCGTTCAGGAGGCGAACTCCTCCTGGATGATACGCAGCGTCTCCTCGCGGTCCGCCCAGTGGACGAAGACGGCGACGCTGGTCGCCGAGGTGATGACGTCCAGCAGCGTGATGTTCGCGTCCGCGAGCGGGTCGATAATCTGTCGGAGGATCCCCGGCTGGTTCGGGAGTTCACCACCCGTCACCCGGACGACGGCGATGTCGTCCTCGACCGTCACGGAGGAGAGCGCGTCGCTCCCGACGACCGTCTCGTGGAGCGCGGCCTCGGTCTCCTCGGCGCGGTCCTGGTCCACGTAGTAGGTGACCGAGTCCAGCCCGGACGCGACGGCGTCGACGTTGATGTCGGCCTCGGCCATCGCCTTCGAGAGCTCCTCGAGGATGCCCGGCGTGTTCCGGATGGCGCGCCCGGCGACGGTGAGACAGGCCAGTTTCCCCTCGCGGAGGTCGATGAGGTTCTCGAACTGCCCCTCGATGCTCGTCCCGCCGGTGAGCAGGTCGCCGTGCTGGTAGTGGACGACGCGGACGTCGAGGTCCGCCGTCTTGTAAGAGAGCGCGGAGGGCGCGACGACCTCGGCCCCGCGGAACGAGAGGTTCCGGAGTTCGTCGACCGTGATCTTCCCGACGTTGCGCGCCCCCTCGACGACCCGTGGGTCGCCGGTCATCACGCCCTCCACGTCGGTGACGATGACGACCTCGTCGGCGTCGAGGTACTTCCCGAGCATCACCGCGCTGGTGTCGGAGCCGCCGCGCCCGAGCGTGGTGATGTTGCCGTCGTGGTCCTGCGCGAGGAACCCGGTGACGACCGGGACGACGCCCTCGGCGGCCATCCGCGCGGCGAGTCGCTTGCCACGCTCGGCGGTCGCCTCCACGTCCACCTCCCCCTGCGGGTCGGTGATGACCGGCCAGTGCTCGGAGCCGGGTTCGAGGAACTCCGCGTTCACCCCGCGCGAGGTGAGCGCGGCCTTCAGCATCCGCACCGAGGTCCGCTCGCCCATCGAAACGATCTCGGCCTCCTCACGCTCGTCCGCCTCGAACGTGATGGCGTCGAGCAGGAAGTCGGTCGTGCTGCCCATCGCGCTGGCGACGACGGCCACCTCGTGGCCGGCCTCGACCGCCGCCGCGACGGAGTCCGCCGCGCGATTGACCCGGTCCCCGTTGCCGAGGGAGGTCCCCCCGAACTTGGCGACTACACGCATCGAACCACCGCCACCTGTCGACACACCGTCATCTGTCGACACACCGTGTTCCTGACGTGCTGCTGGCTCATGGCGCGCAGTACCCTTGGGGCCGGGTTAACCCTGTCCCTCTTGCGAACGCTTGCCGTCGGACACCTGGCACGAGCGGGAAGCGGGGTGGTACCCACTCAGGCTTCGTCGCGACCCGAGGCCGTCGTGTCCGCCGCCTCCGCCGGGCGGGCGTCCTCGTTTGGGTCATCCGCGTCGGCGGGAGAGTCGGTCCCGTCGCCGTTGGTCGCCGGGTCGGCCGTCGCGGCGTCGGCGTCGGTGTCTGCCGTCTCTCCCTCCTCGTCCGGGTCGCCGTCTCCGTCCTCGCCCTCCTCGGCGTCGGCCGCGGCTTCCGCCTCCCGGCGCTTGCGCGTCTTCTCCTGCTCCTCCTCGGGGTCGAACAGCACCATCCCCGTCCCGGAGGTGTACTCGTAGGCGTGCCACTCGGGGATGACGAGGACGCCGTTCAGTTTCCGGATGCGCGCCTGCTTGATGAGCGTGTCCGCGATGATCTCCTGGTTCAGGCGCATCTCGACGATACCGTCGACGACGTACTCCAGGTCGTGGGGGAACTCGTCGCGGGCACCCGAGAGGGTGGCGCCGGCGAAGATGGGGACGAACCGCCCCTTGCAGACGTCGGCACGGAGGTCCTTCACGAAGTTGTACGCCCGGACCGGCTGGACGAGCGTGCCGAGTTCCGTCAGGGAGTCCACGAGGACCAGCCCGTCGTCGACCATGTCGCGCGCTCGCATCGCGTTGTCCACCTTGTTGTGGAGTTCCCCGAGGTCCGAGGGGTCACGGACGGTGGTGGTGGCGTCCCGGGCCACGTCGTAGAGGTGCTTGTTCCACTCGTCCATCCGGTCGAACATCCGGTCCCGGTCGCTCAACCGGTAGGTGAACGCGTCGACGATGTGGAGTTGCCCCCGTTCGAGGTAGGGGAGGACGTTCCACTCGAGCGTGAGGAACTGCTGGACGACGCTTCCCGGTGGCTCCTGCAGGGAGACGATGACGACCGGCTCGCCGCGCTGGAGTGTCCGCCAGACCAGTTCGGCCTGCACCGCCCGGTCCCGGGTGCCGGCCTCGCCGGACATCAGCACGAACGCGTTGCGCGGGAACCCCTGCGGGAGCGAGGCGTCGAACGCCGAGACCCCGGGTCGGACCCGGCGGTGGCCGTGGTACTCCGTGAAGGCGAACTCGGCGTCCGCGAGAGCGTCCCGACACGCCTCGGAGCAGAAGACGTACTCGTCGGTGTCGGTGTCGCCGTCCCCGTCGACGACGGCCGCCGCCGCGCGGACCGGGTCGGTGGGGATGGGCATCCGACAGAAGTCACAGTACGCCGGCGGGTCCTCGGGGGGGTCG includes the following:
- a CDS encoding IMP cyclohydrolase yields the protein MYVGRFVVVGPGIAAYRVSSRSFPDRRVVDRDGTLTVGPTADAPETDNPYVSYNCLRPAERAGEDLVVVGNGSHVDPVTEKLELGYPPRDALALSLLALDFEKDDYDTPRVAGVVSEDEAFVATVRRDALVVEAVEEPTLVATYETDSPEPFDLGAETASEAARELYDLDLEHPVCAAAATVGEAGVETAFHNG
- a CDS encoding tryptophanase → MLHYRVRMVEPIHLPSRADRSAALERAGHNVFNLDSEDVFVDLLTDSGTGTMSTAQWAAMFEGDEAYAGSRSFHDLREAVEDVTGLPHTIPAHQGRGAENALYGTLLSEGDVVLNNTHFDTTRAHVANQGAEAVDCPVEGAWDHDSEGEFLGNFSIEKAWDVVDEVGADRVTVVVSTITNNSAAGQPVSLENLRETAQFARDIDALFVLDACRFAENAYFIHEAERSEASERASGETASREREAGQHDRPLAEIARAQFDDADAVVVSGKKDGLVNIGGFVACREESLADRVKARTTLYEGFPTYGGMAGRDLAAMAVGLREAVEPPYVADRVGQVAYLGDLLADADLPVFQPTGGHAVYLDAGAVLTDIPAERFPAQRFVCELYRESGVRAVELGEFAFPGAGRPQLVRLALPRRTYTREHLDHVADGVAAVADRAGEYEGLEVVTEPPMPELRHFSARLRSVPA
- a CDS encoding phosphatase PAP2 family protein encodes the protein MTLLALLAQVVGVVLALHVVSLAVVGVGEPRAALGAARRTARRVAPAGAVLAGVLLVNGVVRDAGVELSWLVGVNVTARIHALEGGLVADLQSFAGPPLTAYFGFVYVFGYVFLLTFPLVLYALRGAPRPLYATLVAYGLNYGVGLVCYVLFVAYGPRNFMPELVDSLLYTSWPGVQRLTSAVNVNTNVFPSLHASLSVTAAVLAYRFRAVAPRWTPIAASLALSVAVATMYLGIHWLTDVLGGLVLAGACVHVALGLSADVGDDRGECPERAECGERGERSERTA
- a CDS encoding ABC transporter substrate-binding protein, which codes for MCDRSRPVGRRAALAGIAGGATVLSGGCLQRLRSVAGWRSPEQVRLRIETLPADADPYALELARTVAEWFRTAGLDAQVLPMSEQELSRQTLLRGAFDLFVTRLPAWVRDPDGLYPLLHSQYADAPGWQNPFGYADLEVDDLLEAQRRVAGGRRYDTLDQLQRRLARSQPFTVLGFADDVRAADRHRADWGAADLDTAQGYLSLPIADVAPSVGGAEGVGRRGDGRRGDDGEPTTLRLASTDHRATTNLNPLSVEFRRNGVLTGLLYDSLGREADGRLQPWLAERWEFPRTDPAVAEVHLREDAEWHDGVALTAEDVAFTYDLLADTSLGGTVPDGTETTTQASAPVPAPRFRGRSGLVETVTALDSATVEFRFGGVHPTVAVRAFTVPVLPAHVWRERTGPATFGGIDVGPVTDALVTNNIPPVGSGPLRFVRNTPRESLVLERFDGHFSVGALDLGGPAFDRLVVLIAGSDVSCVERVASGDADVTATPVGAETVPRIGRRAGLELLVERSATPYVLGYNVRRPHLNNPRFRNTLAGLVDGTHLVETVFDGYGHPAVGPLWDTRWYPAALEWDDGNPVTPFLGRRGDLDEERVREAFREAGYRYDDGRLVGGRT
- a CDS encoding aspartate kinase — protein: MRVVAKFGGTSLGNGDRVNRAADSVAAAVEAGHEVAVVASAMGSTTDFLLDAITFEADEREEAEIVSMGERTSVRMLKAALTSRGVNAEFLEPGSEHWPVITDPQGEVDVEATAERGKRLAARMAAEGVVPVVTGFLAQDHDGNITTLGRGGSDTSAVMLGKYLDADEVVIVTDVEGVMTGDPRVVEGARNVGKITVDELRNLSFRGAEVVAPSALSYKTADLDVRVVHYQHGDLLTGGTSIEGQFENLIDLREGKLACLTVAGRAIRNTPGILEELSKAMAEADINVDAVASGLDSVTYYVDQDRAEETEAALHETVVGSDALSSVTVEDDIAVVRVTGGELPNQPGILRQIIDPLADANITLLDVITSATSVAVFVHWADREETLRIIQEEFAS
- a CDS encoding universal stress protein, which translates into the protein MAVLVAYDGSDPAQKAVKRAVRAVRECGDEEIVLLRVIEAADGMLEAGFDIVQDRLREAQAEKRSELSDDIRTLLEAEDIEFRIETVAGKPSREIVAFAEEHDVSEIVVGSHGREGVSRVLLGNVAENVVRRAPTTVIVVR
- a CDS encoding RAD55 family ATPase, with translation MSEDLADGSADDPPEDPPAYCDFCRMPIPTDPVRAAAAVVDGDGDTDTDEYVFCSEACRDALADAEFAFTEYHGHRRVRPGVSAFDASLPQGFPRNAFVLMSGEAGTRDRAVQAELVWRTLQRGEPVVIVSLQEPPGSVVQQFLTLEWNVLPYLERGQLHIVDAFTYRLSDRDRMFDRMDEWNKHLYDVARDATTTVRDPSDLGELHNKVDNAMRARDMVDDGLVLVDSLTELGTLVQPVRAYNFVKDLRADVCKGRFVPIFAGATLSGARDEFPHDLEYVVDGIVEMRLNQEIIADTLIKQARIRKLNGVLVIPEWHAYEYTSGTGMVLFDPEEEQEKTRKRREAEAAADAEEGEDGDGDPDEEGETADTDADAATADPATNGDGTDSPADADDPNEDARPAEAADTTASGRDEA
- a CDS encoding metallophosphoesterase family protein encodes the protein MRVAVVSDLHSNRPALEAVLEDCPPVDGWLCAGDVVGYGPHPGFCVDVMRERAVPTVLGNHDRAVVTDTGFSFNSSAGDGVVYARRELTDDQRAWLAGLSTTLAAFDGRVAVVHGHPDDPDRYVYPALFSGEDIEAARREVSGAEGCDVLVCGHTHVQGHERFDEGLVLNPGSVGQPRDGDPRAAYAILDLDSLTVEERRVEYDVEAMVDAVRAAGLPEGSGTRLRKGR